One part of the Nitrospira sp. genome encodes these proteins:
- a CDS encoding SUMF1/EgtB/PvdO family nonheme iron enzyme: protein MKPELSRHVTAIAESAPASPMLQVPEGWFLMGTSQTNELLFESNSHYDDTEQPQRRVWLDRYEMDRDEVSLGQYLAFLHHEQRTPSPELQHLIWHMISVHAVSDETLARWPALYVTWTEAAQLCVAQDKRLPTEAEWEKAARGTEANLFPWGRTAPEPGLAMFGQYHVHEIPIVAPINSGEQGRSPYGMHHMAGNAAEWVQDWFGIDYYKVMPERNPPGPNSGRYKVVRGGSWKSAPALLRTATRGGASPDQRSATVGLRCARSLTQ, encoded by the coding sequence ATGAAACCGGAGTTGTCGCGCCATGTGACGGCCATTGCCGAATCGGCCCCCGCCTCGCCCATGCTCCAGGTGCCGGAAGGGTGGTTTCTCATGGGAACGAGTCAGACGAACGAATTGTTGTTCGAATCCAACAGTCACTACGACGATACGGAGCAACCCCAGCGCCGCGTCTGGCTTGACCGGTATGAGATGGATCGGGATGAGGTCAGTCTCGGGCAATACCTCGCCTTTCTGCACCACGAGCAACGAACGCCATCGCCTGAACTGCAACACCTCATCTGGCATATGATCTCGGTCCATGCCGTCTCCGACGAGACGCTCGCGCGATGGCCGGCGCTGTATGTCACCTGGACGGAGGCCGCGCAACTCTGCGTGGCTCAGGACAAACGCCTGCCGACGGAAGCTGAGTGGGAAAAGGCGGCACGCGGCACGGAAGCGAATCTGTTTCCATGGGGGCGAACTGCACCGGAGCCTGGCCTCGCGATGTTCGGGCAATACCACGTGCATGAGATTCCGATTGTGGCACCAATCAACAGCGGAGAGCAGGGCCGAAGTCCCTATGGCATGCACCATATGGCCGGAAATGCCGCGGAGTGGGTGCAGGATTGGTTCGGTATCGACTACTACAAGGTCATGCCGGAGCGAAATCCACCAGGCCCCAACAGCGGCCGATACAAAGTCGTACGCGGCGGTTCCTGGAAAAGCGCGCCCGCCTTGTTGAGAACCGCCACCCGTGGCGGGGCCTCTCCAGACCAACGCAGCGCCACCGTCGGGCTTCGCTGCGCGCGATCCCTGACCCAGTAA
- a CDS encoding 2-oxo acid dehydrogenase subunit E2: protein MASRVVMPKLTDTMEEGVLLAWKKHEGDTVHAGEVIAEIETDKAVMDLEAFAPGVLRKLLVHDGETVQSGKLIAVIAEADEDIASALSDSVTAAPSVGSTSKPAPRTDTAAPASPTRSRGERVLASPRAKALAAERGIDLATLTGTGPGGRIVEDDVAGAVAPSAQALPAGIDQPLSQMRKAIARSTVQSKAPVPHFYLTVDIDMEQAERVRAEFKQSRQPHPSITDVLIKAAALALTRHPEVNVSFAGEAIRRYAQIDIGVAVGMDDGLITPVVRNCEGKTLAEISVETKQLIDRARQKRLSPQEYTGATFAISNLGMFDVDQFIALLMPPQAASLAVGAIRDVPVVSKGAVVAGRRMKVTLSCDHRALDGLMGAQFLKEFKRVLEHPQELLTPVVTP, encoded by the coding sequence ATGGCTAGCCGCGTCGTCATGCCGAAGCTGACCGACACCATGGAGGAAGGCGTGTTGCTCGCCTGGAAGAAACATGAGGGTGATACGGTCCATGCCGGTGAAGTGATCGCCGAGATTGAAACCGACAAGGCGGTCATGGATCTGGAAGCCTTTGCTCCCGGCGTCCTGCGAAAACTCCTCGTGCATGATGGCGAAACCGTGCAATCGGGCAAGTTGATCGCCGTCATCGCGGAGGCTGATGAAGACATTGCCTCGGCCTTGTCTGATAGCGTGACGGCTGCGCCTTCGGTCGGCAGCACATCGAAACCAGCACCGCGAACAGACACGGCCGCGCCTGCATCACCGACGCGATCACGCGGAGAACGGGTATTGGCCTCTCCACGGGCGAAAGCCCTGGCGGCGGAACGGGGCATTGATCTCGCTACTCTCACCGGCACCGGTCCGGGTGGGCGCATTGTCGAAGACGATGTGGCCGGCGCCGTTGCTCCCAGCGCGCAAGCCTTGCCTGCCGGCATCGATCAGCCGCTGAGCCAGATGCGCAAGGCCATCGCCAGATCGACGGTGCAGAGCAAGGCGCCGGTACCGCATTTTTATCTCACGGTTGATATCGACATGGAACAGGCCGAACGGGTACGCGCTGAGTTCAAGCAGAGCCGCCAACCCCATCCGTCGATCACCGATGTGCTCATCAAGGCTGCGGCGTTGGCGCTCACCCGGCATCCGGAGGTCAACGTCTCGTTTGCGGGCGAGGCCATCAGGCGGTATGCGCAGATTGATATCGGCGTGGCGGTCGGCATGGACGATGGTTTGATTACGCCGGTCGTGAGAAATTGCGAGGGGAAGACGTTAGCCGAAATTTCTGTAGAAACGAAGCAGTTGATCGACCGGGCGAGGCAGAAACGGTTGTCGCCGCAGGAATATACGGGGGCGACCTTTGCCATCTCCAATCTCGGCATGTTCGACGTGGATCAGTTTATCGCGCTGCTCATGCCGCCGCAGGCGGCTTCGCTTGCGGTGGGCGCAATACGCGATGTCCCGGTCGTGTCCAAGGGGGCGGTGGTCGCCGGGCGGCGCATGAAAGTGACGCTCTCCTGTGATCACCGTGCGCTGGACGGATTGATGGGCGCGCAGTTTCTCAAAGAGTTCAAGCGGGTGTTGGAGCATCCGCAGGAATTGCTCACGCCGGTGGTGACGCCATGA
- the pdhA gene encoding pyruvate dehydrogenase (acetyl-transferring) E1 component subunit alpha → MANMDKVDLLSLYRRMLLIRRFEEKSAEMYALAKIAGFLHLYIGEEAIAVGAIDALRPDDYVISAYRDHGHCLARGSDPGKVMAELFGKATGLCQGKGGSMHLVDLPKRFMGGYAIVGGHIPLATGLAFASKYQKQDLVTVCFFGEGAVPSGQAHEAFNLAALWKLPVIFICENNRYGMGTPVQRAVALYENVAEAARSYGIAAERVDGMDVFAVRALMRRVVDQVRAGQGPYFIEAMTYRFMGHSMADPSHGHYRTKDEVEEHRKRDPLVVLKETMLNQAQCSESDFKELEREVGEVVAAAVTFADESPFPDPASLHADVLVEE, encoded by the coding sequence ATGGCGAACATGGATAAGGTCGATCTGCTTTCCCTCTATCGCCGGATGTTGCTCATCCGCCGGTTTGAAGAAAAATCGGCGGAAATGTACGCGCTCGCCAAGATCGCCGGATTTCTTCATCTCTATATCGGCGAGGAAGCGATTGCCGTGGGTGCCATCGATGCGCTCAGACCGGACGACTATGTCATCAGCGCCTATCGCGACCACGGACATTGTCTGGCGCGCGGGTCAGACCCGGGCAAGGTGATGGCTGAACTGTTCGGCAAGGCGACCGGGTTGTGCCAGGGCAAGGGCGGCTCCATGCATCTGGTGGATCTCCCGAAGCGGTTTATGGGTGGCTATGCGATCGTTGGGGGACACATTCCACTGGCTACGGGGTTGGCCTTCGCATCGAAATATCAGAAGCAAGATCTTGTCACCGTCTGTTTCTTCGGGGAAGGTGCGGTGCCCAGCGGCCAGGCGCATGAAGCGTTCAACCTCGCGGCCCTATGGAAATTGCCGGTGATTTTCATCTGTGAGAACAATCGATACGGCATGGGCACGCCCGTGCAACGGGCCGTGGCCTTGTATGAGAATGTGGCGGAGGCCGCTCGCTCCTATGGCATTGCGGCCGAGCGCGTCGATGGCATGGATGTGTTCGCCGTGCGGGCCTTGATGCGCAGGGTGGTGGATCAGGTTCGAGCGGGGCAGGGGCCGTATTTTATTGAAGCGATGACGTATCGCTTCATGGGCCACTCGATGGCGGATCCCTCCCACGGCCACTACCGGACCAAAGACGAAGTGGAAGAACATCGCAAGCGCGATCCACTGGTGGTGCTGAAGGAGACGATGCTGAACCAGGCGCAATGCAGCGAGTCGGATTTCAAGGAACTCGAGCGTGAGGTCGGCGAGGTCGTGGCGGCAGCAGTGACATTCGCGGACGAAAGCCCCTTCCCCGATCCAGCGAGCCTGCATGCCGATGTGCTGGTGGAAGAGTAA
- a CDS encoding multicopper oxidase domain-containing protein — translation MRGTGGRRKRYAKRVVAGLPMALLASSLLAAPLGLAADRHSHGSDDGAASAEQVIYREGGSVLHDRMMDEVKRQQEFVGQKGGYASGANSHMMQQGVLLVAEDPSKVSVTNGQRCPANAPTKEYNVSAINIEITLSRFLDYFPGYMYVLSENVEKARAEEASNKAARDKENDPGAVSNGLQGDIIQPLVIRANQGDCVKLTLKNEMAEEPTNLIINGSSMVVASTGKPATPSTSDATVLPGASQTFEWYIKPETQEGAHFFRSHASRDQFNQGLIGMLVVEPRGSRYLSPFDGKPMASGWEAMIEDPSGADFREFAIFYHEAGDEAFRLLNKKGEMLPQRDPHTDSYRPGARLLNYRSEPHGTRLELQAHMGFYADESMGYGSYTFGDPATTIPRSYLGDPAKFRMAGGSEIVHSHHLHGGSIRWARQPGNSRLDFAASANGPVKFPLIADTSDRLDVQSIGPTEIYDQVIEGGSGGLQALAGEFVFHCHIPQHYVTGMWGFWRVYNTLQQEGSQTDVMKPLVELPDRVGKIKAGIGSDKLVGTTVDWYGGKKFQVTKDETNWNATPAKVSLKDWVEMQLVPQGKPGHKNAEKEQTLAYDATVNDWAWDGQKALSEPETSYEWVNYKSATPGKRQTILFDPKSGKVAWPWLRPHLGRRVPFSPSHSGAPWLEPIHRRDDGSNSTEPAKPGENGPWSLCPEGAPVKYFNIHAITLPITLKSKTAKTPAIVDPDGLLYVLHEEEEEVRKNPAKQMPLVIRGNVQDCVDVVYKSELKDDERQGFSSKTNLHPHMFQFDTQASDGPIIGFSYEMSLRPFAILKDEHPGKGMPVPANTSIQADVAKGATTLTVKDASRYHVKTELGVGMDEVGGFESARISKIEGNTITFERPLKYAHKKGEIVSVEWIRERWYVDADFGTTFWHDHVYGLDGWGHGFYSTFIAEPPRSTYHDPVTGKELRSGPVADIHTTEPVSAHITGSFREIVTQVMDSNPRTAELITSDNPQARVGAISVDGTPSAVYPAKLNTSPMGFLNGGEATTGGGYNMRVEPLSVRLANNGDPSLLFSSRVHGDPETPILRAYLGDPIVVRLIEGSANEVHSWHISGHWFPMERYSKNSIPRSSLHVVIGERYDAAIPAAGGPQQMAGDYLYYSGRASHFAEGSWGIFRVQDTPDQTLKPLPGREDIPQAAKSVCPADAPLKAFNVSAIDKAIRFNKGTPGVMEVDLERKMVLGNETGKMYVLEGEKVKVASGNVEPSPLTLHVNVGDCIKVNLKNEMAKDRAGFHVDHLAFDPKDSMGINAGNNPGDQTVAPGQSRTYTYYAHPEFGENAALIQDWGNVIANPRNGLFGAIIIGPKGSQYRDPITGEDLAQKSSWKADVIVDRSLSGNETRQNYRSFALMFQDEDNIIGTSFMPYIQKVAGVTAVNYRSEPTDYRVEKGCAYSDVFACVKAGDTPVTPTIAAHVGDQVVVHVLGAFSEQVQLFSVSGHEWKHEPYMSGADLVSTMEFGGTEVINAWLNGGAGGPNGIPGDYIWLNQRPGYLDAGHWGMLRVLDRDSRAILPLSGQAPATQQAEESAPAQVIPVVSKAEAGR, via the coding sequence ATGAGAGGGACGGGAGGACGGCGTAAGCGCTACGCAAAACGCGTAGTGGCCGGTCTGCCGATGGCGCTACTCGCGAGTAGCCTATTGGCAGCACCGTTAGGGCTCGCCGCCGATCGGCACAGTCACGGAAGCGATGACGGTGCCGCATCGGCCGAGCAGGTGATCTACCGTGAAGGTGGGTCGGTGCTGCATGACCGCATGATGGACGAGGTCAAGCGGCAGCAGGAGTTTGTGGGGCAAAAAGGAGGGTATGCGTCGGGAGCCAACAGCCACATGATGCAGCAAGGTGTCTTGCTGGTGGCCGAGGATCCAAGCAAAGTGTCGGTCACGAACGGGCAGCGTTGCCCGGCCAATGCGCCGACGAAGGAGTACAACGTCTCGGCGATTAACATCGAGATTACCCTGAGCCGGTTTCTCGACTACTTCCCCGGCTACATGTACGTGTTGTCGGAGAATGTCGAAAAGGCCCGGGCTGAAGAGGCGTCGAACAAGGCGGCTCGCGACAAAGAGAATGATCCCGGTGCCGTTTCCAATGGGTTACAGGGAGACATCATTCAGCCGCTCGTCATTCGCGCCAACCAGGGCGACTGCGTCAAGCTGACGTTGAAGAACGAGATGGCGGAAGAACCGACGAACCTGATCATCAATGGTTCGTCGATGGTTGTGGCCTCCACGGGCAAGCCGGCGACGCCGTCCACATCGGACGCGACCGTGTTGCCGGGCGCCAGCCAGACGTTTGAGTGGTACATCAAGCCGGAGACGCAGGAGGGCGCGCACTTCTTCCGGTCCCATGCGTCACGTGATCAGTTCAATCAGGGCCTCATCGGGATGTTGGTCGTGGAGCCTCGTGGCTCCCGTTATTTGAGCCCGTTCGACGGAAAGCCCATGGCCAGCGGGTGGGAAGCGATGATCGAAGATCCGAGCGGCGCGGACTTCCGCGAGTTTGCGATTTTCTATCATGAGGCGGGAGACGAAGCGTTTCGGTTGTTGAACAAAAAAGGGGAGATGCTGCCGCAGCGCGATCCCCATACCGATTCCTACCGGCCTGGTGCGCGGTTGCTGAATTATCGCAGCGAGCCGCACGGCACCAGACTCGAATTGCAGGCCCATATGGGCTTCTATGCCGATGAATCGATGGGATATGGGTCCTATACGTTCGGCGACCCGGCGACCACGATTCCGCGATCCTACTTAGGCGACCCGGCCAAATTCCGGATGGCCGGTGGTTCGGAAATCGTCCACTCCCACCATCTGCACGGCGGATCCATCCGCTGGGCGAGACAACCGGGCAACAGCCGGTTAGACTTCGCCGCGTCGGCCAACGGGCCGGTGAAGTTCCCGCTGATTGCCGATACCTCGGACCGATTGGATGTGCAATCCATCGGTCCGACGGAGATCTACGATCAGGTGATCGAAGGCGGATCGGGAGGCCTGCAGGCACTCGCCGGTGAGTTCGTCTTCCATTGCCACATTCCGCAACATTATGTGACGGGGATGTGGGGATTCTGGCGCGTGTATAACACGCTGCAGCAGGAAGGCTCGCAGACCGATGTGATGAAGCCGTTGGTCGAGTTGCCTGACCGTGTCGGCAAGATCAAGGCCGGCATTGGAAGCGACAAGCTCGTCGGCACCACCGTGGACTGGTATGGCGGCAAGAAATTCCAGGTCACGAAGGACGAGACCAACTGGAATGCCACCCCGGCGAAGGTGTCCTTGAAGGACTGGGTTGAAATGCAGTTGGTACCGCAAGGCAAGCCGGGCCATAAGAATGCCGAGAAGGAGCAGACGCTGGCCTACGACGCGACGGTGAATGATTGGGCCTGGGACGGGCAGAAAGCCCTGAGCGAGCCCGAGACCTCGTACGAGTGGGTCAATTATAAGTCGGCGACTCCGGGGAAACGGCAGACCATTCTGTTCGATCCCAAGAGCGGAAAGGTGGCCTGGCCATGGCTGCGCCCACATTTGGGACGGCGCGTGCCGTTCTCACCCAGCCACAGCGGAGCGCCCTGGTTGGAACCGATCCATCGCCGCGACGACGGGAGCAATTCAACGGAACCGGCCAAGCCGGGCGAAAACGGCCCCTGGAGTCTGTGTCCGGAGGGTGCCCCGGTGAAGTACTTCAACATTCATGCGATTACCCTGCCGATCACGCTGAAGTCCAAGACGGCGAAGACTCCGGCGATCGTCGATCCGGATGGGTTGTTGTATGTGCTGCATGAGGAAGAAGAAGAAGTCCGAAAGAATCCTGCGAAACAGATGCCGCTGGTCATTCGCGGTAATGTGCAGGATTGTGTCGATGTGGTCTACAAGAGCGAACTGAAGGACGATGAGCGGCAGGGCTTCTCCAGCAAGACGAACCTGCACCCGCACATGTTCCAGTTCGACACGCAGGCTTCTGACGGTCCGATCATCGGCTTCTCGTATGAGATGTCGTTGCGGCCGTTCGCGATTCTGAAAGACGAGCATCCCGGCAAGGGAATGCCCGTTCCCGCCAATACCTCTATTCAGGCGGATGTTGCCAAGGGGGCCACGACCCTCACGGTGAAGGATGCCTCTCGTTACCACGTGAAGACGGAATTGGGCGTGGGCATGGACGAGGTCGGTGGGTTCGAGTCGGCGCGCATCAGCAAGATCGAAGGCAATACCATTACCTTCGAGCGTCCGCTGAAGTATGCGCACAAGAAGGGCGAAATTGTGTCGGTGGAGTGGATTCGTGAGCGCTGGTATGTGGATGCGGATTTCGGCACCACGTTCTGGCACGATCACGTGTATGGCTTGGATGGATGGGGACATGGATTCTATTCCACCTTCATCGCCGAGCCGCCCCGTTCCACGTATCATGATCCGGTGACCGGCAAGGAACTGCGGAGCGGCCCTGTGGCCGACATCCACACGACCGAACCGGTGTCGGCGCATATCACGGGGTCGTTCCGCGAGATCGTGACGCAGGTCATGGACTCCAATCCGCGGACGGCCGAGTTGATCACGTCCGACAATCCGCAAGCGCGCGTGGGCGCCATCTCGGTGGATGGCACGCCGTCTGCGGTCTATCCCGCCAAGCTGAACACGTCGCCGATGGGCTTCCTCAACGGCGGCGAAGCGACGACGGGCGGCGGCTACAACATGCGCGTTGAGCCGTTGTCGGTGCGGTTGGCGAACAACGGAGATCCTTCCCTGTTGTTCAGCAGCCGTGTGCACGGAGATCCCGAGACGCCGATCTTGCGCGCCTATCTGGGTGATCCGATCGTGGTCCGGCTGATCGAAGGATCGGCCAACGAAGTCCACTCGTGGCACATCAGTGGACACTGGTTCCCGATGGAGCGGTACAGCAAGAACTCCATTCCCCGAAGCTCGTTGCACGTGGTGATCGGCGAACGGTATGACGCCGCGATCCCAGCTGCGGGCGGGCCGCAGCAAATGGCGGGTGACTACCTGTATTACAGTGGTCGCGCCTCGCACTTTGCGGAAGGCAGCTGGGGAATCTTCCGGGTACAGGATACACCGGATCAGACGTTGAAGCCGTTGCCTGGCCGGGAGGACATCCCACAGGCGGCGAAATCGGTCTGTCCGGCGGACGCGCCGCTGAAGGCCTTCAATGTGTCGGCCATCGACAAGGCGATCCGCTTCAACAAGGGAACGCCGGGCGTGATGGAAGTGGACCTGGAACGGAAGATGGTGCTGGGGAATGAAACGGGCAAGATGTATGTCCTCGAAGGGGAGAAGGTCAAAGTGGCTTCGGGCAATGTCGAGCCCAGCCCGTTGACGTTGCATGTGAATGTCGGCGATTGCATCAAGGTCAATCTCAAGAATGAGATGGCCAAAGATCGTGCGGGATTCCATGTGGATCATCTGGCCTTTGATCCAAAGGATTCCATGGGCATCAATGCCGGCAACAATCCGGGCGACCAGACCGTGGCGCCGGGTCAAAGCCGGACCTACACCTACTATGCTCATCCTGAGTTTGGCGAAAACGCCGCCTTGATTCAGGACTGGGGCAATGTGATTGCGAATCCGCGAAACGGTCTGTTCGGAGCGATCATCATCGGTCCGAAGGGATCGCAGTACCGGGATCCAATCACGGGTGAGGACTTGGCCCAAAAGAGTTCTTGGAAGGCAGACGTGATCGTGGACCGGAGCCTGTCGGGGAACGAAACCCGGCAGAACTACCGATCGTTCGCGTTGATGTTCCAGGACGAGGACAACATCATCGGCACCAGCTTCATGCCGTACATCCAAAAGGTGGCCGGTGTCACGGCAGTCAACTATCGGTCCGAACCGACTGACTATCGTGTCGAAAAGGGCTGTGCCTATAGCGACGTGTTTGCCTGCGTGAAAGCGGGTGATACGCCCGTCACGCCGACGATCGCGGCCCATGTGGGCGACCAAGTTGTGGTCCATGTGTTGGGCGCGTTCAGCGAACAGGTGCAGCTCTTCAGCGTGTCTGGTCACGAGTGGAAGCACGAGCCCTATATGAGCGGTGCGGATCTCGTCAGCACGATGGAGTTCGGTGGCACCGAAGTGATCAATGCCTGGTTGAACGGCGGCGCCGGAGGGCCGAATGGCATTCCCGGCGACTACATCTGGCTGAATCAGCGGCCGGGGTATCTGGATGCCGGACACTGGGGCATGTTGCGGGTGCTAGACCGTGACAGCCGCGCGATTCTGCCGCTGAGCGGACAGGCGCCGGCCACGCAGCAGGCGGAGGAATCAGCTCCGGCCCAGGTGATCCCTGTGGTGTCGAAAGCTGAAGCCGGTCGCTAG
- the lipA gene encoding lipoyl synthase, which produces MSFIQIDARHTSEPQEPPASPSRRLPPWFKVRLQTGPDYHDIRRTMDRLKLHTICEEARCPNVWECWNARTATFLILGDICTRRCHYCSVATGRPHAVDHEEPLRVAEAIQALSLRHAVITSVNRDELEDGGASVFAETIRHIRRLIPSCTIEVLIPDFEGNEAALAAVAAERPDILNHNIETVRRLFPSIRPQGKYQRSIELLGRAKQMGMTTKSGLIVGMGESTDEAREVMRDLRAVDCDILTIGQYLQPTKEHLAVARFYHPDEFAALKEEGLALGFRHVESGPLVRSSYHAEQQVAGH; this is translated from the coding sequence ATGAGCTTCATTCAAATCGATGCGCGCCACACCTCCGAGCCACAGGAGCCGCCAGCGTCTCCATCCCGCCGCCTGCCGCCCTGGTTCAAGGTCCGGCTGCAAACCGGTCCGGACTATCACGATATTCGCCGCACGATGGATCGGCTCAAGCTGCACACGATTTGCGAGGAGGCGCGCTGCCCGAATGTGTGGGAATGTTGGAATGCGCGCACCGCAACGTTTTTGATTCTCGGCGATATCTGCACGCGACGCTGCCACTACTGCTCGGTGGCCACCGGCCGGCCTCATGCCGTTGATCACGAAGAACCGCTGCGGGTGGCGGAGGCGATTCAGGCGCTCAGTTTGCGCCATGCCGTGATCACGTCGGTCAATCGCGACGAACTTGAAGATGGCGGCGCCTCCGTCTTTGCCGAGACGATCCGCCATATCCGGCGATTGATTCCCAGTTGTACGATTGAAGTGCTCATTCCTGACTTTGAAGGCAATGAGGCGGCGCTCGCGGCGGTGGCGGCTGAGCGGCCGGACATCCTGAACCACAATATCGAAACGGTGAGACGGCTGTTCCCGTCGATCCGGCCGCAGGGTAAGTATCAACGATCGATCGAGTTGCTGGGGCGAGCCAAACAGATGGGGATGACGACCAAGTCGGGATTGATTGTCGGCATGGGCGAATCGACGGACGAAGCCCGCGAGGTCATGCGCGACCTGCGAGCGGTCGATTGCGACATCCTGACGATCGGCCAATATCTCCAGCCGACGAAGGAGCATCTCGCCGTCGCGCGGTTCTACCATCCCGACGAGTTCGCTGCCTTGAAGGAAGAAGGCCTCGCCCTCGGCTTCCGCCATGTCGAATCTGGCCCGCTGGTTCGCAGCTCCTACCACGCCGAACAACAAGTCGCAGGACATTGA
- a CDS encoding carboxypeptidase regulatory-like domain-containing protein, producing the protein MHMVRSGVTRAAMVSCAVFLGLLVMQSQELRAYEVQPVSNGGLLQGTVKLKGVAPAPKQFELRRYPDRAFCGALSDGSGYRLLREVNVGQAGGLKDVVIVIEDIGQGKPFPSVDARVEANVCQFFPFVTIVAQQQGITVTNRDPVFHDIQGYTYDQAGVDIVLHRPSLKATGTTEMVHLVKGRKVFTMQCGMHPYMQNWGYAVDNPYYAVTGLEGTFSIGDLPPGTYKVRVWHPTLGVQEHSVTVTAGGTTSLEVAFEDN; encoded by the coding sequence ATGCATATGGTAAGAAGTGGTGTCACACGTGCGGCTATGGTCAGTTGTGCAGTCTTCCTTGGGCTGCTGGTCATGCAGTCCCAAGAGCTGCGCGCCTATGAGGTGCAACCAGTCTCCAACGGGGGCCTGTTGCAAGGAACGGTGAAATTGAAGGGCGTGGCTCCGGCGCCCAAACAGTTTGAACTGAGGCGATATCCGGACCGGGCCTTCTGTGGCGCCCTCTCCGACGGGAGCGGGTATCGGCTGCTGCGAGAAGTGAACGTCGGACAGGCCGGCGGACTCAAGGATGTCGTGATCGTGATTGAAGACATCGGCCAGGGAAAACCATTCCCCTCCGTGGACGCCAGGGTGGAAGCCAATGTGTGTCAGTTTTTCCCCTTCGTGACGATAGTTGCGCAGCAGCAGGGCATCACGGTGACGAATCGTGATCCGGTGTTTCACGATATCCAAGGCTATACGTATGATCAGGCGGGAGTGGATATCGTTCTGCACAGGCCCTCGCTGAAGGCGACAGGCACGACCGAAATGGTGCATTTGGTGAAGGGACGAAAGGTCTTCACGATGCAGTGCGGCATGCATCCCTATATGCAAAACTGGGGATACGCCGTCGACAATCCCTACTATGCCGTGACAGGGCTGGAAGGCACGTTTTCCATCGGCGATCTTCCCCCGGGGACGTATAAAGTGCGGGTCTGGCATCCGACCCTCGGCGTTCAGGAACATTCGGTCACCGTGACGGCTGGTGGAACGACGTCACTGGAGGTCGCGTTTGAAGACAACTAG
- a CDS encoding pyruvate dehydrogenase complex E1 component subunit beta, with product MLLSYREALNQAMREEMRRDSRIFLIGEEVGYYQGAFKVTKGFVEEFGPQRVVDTPITEAGFTGLAIGAAMAGLHPIVELMTMNFGIVALDQIVNNAAKIRYMSGGQLSVPLVIRGPGSAAHQLGAQHSQSLEAWFCHVPGLKVIAPATPHDAKGLLKSAIRDHNPVIFIEAQLLYGTKGEVGDGEYTIPLGQADVKREGTDVTLVAYSKMLLVALEAAEQLSREGLDVEVIDPRTLKPLDLDTIMTSVTKTGRLVIVEEGWRFCGLGAQIAESIYSAAFDYLDAPIVRVTGEDVPIPYSRPLEDAAIPDVPRVVTAVKSLCGAG from the coding sequence ATGCTGTTGTCTTACCGGGAAGCCCTCAATCAGGCCATGCGGGAAGAGATGCGTCGGGACTCGCGCATTTTTTTGATCGGCGAAGAAGTCGGCTATTACCAAGGCGCTTTCAAGGTGACCAAGGGATTCGTGGAGGAGTTTGGACCGCAGCGGGTGGTTGATACACCCATTACCGAGGCCGGGTTTACCGGGCTGGCCATCGGGGCGGCCATGGCGGGCTTGCATCCGATCGTCGAGCTGATGACCATGAATTTCGGCATCGTCGCGCTTGATCAGATTGTGAACAACGCGGCCAAGATCCGGTACATGTCAGGCGGCCAGCTCTCGGTGCCGCTGGTGATTCGCGGGCCGGGCAGCGCGGCGCATCAGTTGGGGGCGCAGCATTCACAGAGTTTAGAGGCCTGGTTCTGCCATGTGCCGGGCTTGAAGGTGATCGCTCCGGCCACGCCGCACGATGCGAAGGGGTTGCTGAAGAGCGCCATTCGCGATCACAACCCGGTGATCTTCATTGAGGCACAACTGCTCTATGGCACAAAGGGCGAGGTCGGCGATGGGGAGTACACCATTCCGCTCGGCCAGGCTGACGTGAAGCGGGAGGGGACCGATGTCACCCTCGTGGCCTATTCCAAAATGTTGTTGGTTGCGCTGGAGGCTGCTGAGCAATTGAGCCGGGAAGGCCTGGATGTGGAAGTAATCGATCCTCGTACGCTCAAACCGTTGGATCTTGATACCATCATGACCTCGGTCACCAAGACGGGCCGTCTGGTGATCGTCGAGGAAGGGTGGCGGTTCTGCGGACTCGGGGCGCAGATTGCCGAGAGCATCTACAGCGCGGCGTTCGATTATTTGGATGCGCCGATTGTCCGGGTCACCGGCGAGGACGTCCCGATTCCATACAGCCGCCCGTTGGAAGATGCCGCCATTCCGGACGTGCCGCGTGTCGTCACAGCCGTGAAATCACTGTGTGGTGCCGGATGA